In the genome of Blastopirellula retiformator, the window GTACGCGGCGTTACATCTAGGTATCGGAACGCTCGACTTTGATGTTCAGCCGAATTTTCCGATTGTCGCGAAGTCGTCAAAAAAACTCGCGTCGCAGCCAGGCTTGCTGTCATGTCAGAGCTAGCCTTTCTTATGCCGCGCGGCGGGTTGATTGTGCGGTTACGGCGCTTTGCAGCAACGAAGTAAATCGTTTGGCCGCATGCGCCAAGTCGACGGCGACCGCCGACTGGGGATAGCGAACGCAAAACGCGTCGCTTGACGCTTGCGCTGCGCTCACTTCCAGAGCGTAGCGGATAGCTCCGACGCCAATCGCGGTCGTGCCGGCATACAGCTGGCAGACTCGATTGAAGCCTTCAATGATCGGTTCGTCCGGCTGCGCCGCCGAAACGCGGTTCAGCAGCAGCCCAAAGCTGCCGCGCGAAGCGCTCTCTAGCAGGTGGCGGATCGCCGCATAGCCGGCCGTCAGCGAACTGCGGGCCGAAGAAGCGGTCAACACAAAGTGATCCGCCCGGCGCCAGAGCAGCTCGGCCAGTGGAGTCGGACGACTGCCGGCGTCGATCAACACGACGTCGGCATGACGGCCCAGCCGCTGCAGTTGATCGGTCAGACGCTCTAGCGCCGCTTCGCTGGTCGCATGGATCGAGCCGGGTTCGGCCAGCGTCGGCAAGAGCAACGCGCCATGGATGCCCGGCAGGAACGACTCGTGCAAGTCGACCCGCGAACTGGCCAGATCGCCAATCGACGCGACCGCCTCTTGGCCGCACAGCTGAGCCAGACCGTCGCTTTCGAAATCGAGATCAACCACCACCACGCGCCGCCCCGACTCCGCAATCGCGGCGCCTAGGTTTAGCGCGAGCGTCGTCACGCCGACGTTACGCTCGGCGCCATACAGGACGGCGAGCGGCACGCTGGGCGAGCCGACGGAGTTGGCGTTTTGACGTGCAAGCATTCTTAGCAGCGACGCCTGATCAGGAAAGTGACGGTCCATATATGTCGTGGTTCGCAGCAGCCCGGCGGTTAAATCAATTGTTTGGCGAGTTCATCCGCCGACGCGACGGCGATCGAATGCGGTACGTCTTGCCCATTGGTGACGTAGCTGATCGGCAGCGTCGTACGATTCATCAAGTTGAACATCGCTCCGAGCGACTCGACTTCATCTAGTTTGGTAGTAATGATCGCGGTAGGATTGATCGACGCGAAGCGGCGCTCGGCGTCCTGCAGCGAACGATTGCCGGTCGTGGCCGCCAGCAGCAGGTAACGAACGTCGGTTTCCGCCGCTTTCAGCACCGACTGCAGCTGTTGCAGTTGAACGGCGTCGCGGGGACTACGTCCTGCGGTGTCGATGAAAATCCGATCGCAATCGGCCAGGTGGTCGACCGCGTCGCGCATCTCGGCTGGCGACGAGACGACCCGCATCGGCAAGTCCATGATCTCGGCGTAGGCCCGCAGTTGGTCAACCGCGGCGATACGATACGTATCGATCGTGATCAGGCCAACGCGTAATTTTTGCGTGAAGCGAGTGCGGGCCGCCAGCTTGGCGATGGTGGTCGTTTTGCCGACGCCGGTCGGACCGACCAGCGCGATTCGCAGCGGTCCGTGATTCGGGCTCTCCAGGTCGGCGCCAACGCGAAACGTGGCGGCCAATAACTGGTGCATCCGTTGGCGCAGATCACGTTCGTGCGAGACGGCGGCGATCTCCTCCAGATGACCCGCCAACTGGGCGGCGATTTGCGGCGAGACCTCGGCCGCCAACAGCTCGTCATACAGTTGAGCGACGATTGGCGAGTAGTTCCGTAGCGATTGTCCGGCGTAGCTGGATAGCGCTTCGAGGATCGACTCTCCCTGATCGTCGACCAGGCCGTCGACCAGACGTTGCGAGTGATCTTCGGCGTCGGCTGGAGGGTGGATGTCCGGAGTCGTTGCCGGAAGCTCGACTTCAAACCGCTTGGCGATGAACTCTTCGGACGGCGTGGGCGTCGTCGGAACGGCGGGCGAATCGACCGAAAATCGGCTCTTTACCGGCACGCTGGTCGATGCCGCCAGTTCAAACTCGCGACGACCGAGCAATCCCGCCAGGCCGCGACTCGGCGTCGTTCGCGTGTGCAATACGGCGGCGTCCGGCCCCAGCTCTTTGCGAATGAGCTCGAGCGCTTCGGGCATCGATTTGGCGCGAAATGTCTTGATGTCCATGGCGTCGTTTATTTACCCGGTACGATGTCGCTGATGATGCCGACCGACTCGATCAGCGTGTCACGGGTGATTTCGTTGTGGCTTAGCACGATCAAATCGGGGATGTGATTCAAGGTGAGTTGTTTCAGAGCCGGGCGGATCTGCGGGTTGACCAATACGATTGGCGGCTTGCCGACGGTCAACAGCTTTTCGATGCCCGCGGCGACGGCGCGACAGGTCATTTCGATCGCTTGCGGCGACATCCGGGCATAAGGTCCGCGCTCGGTGTCGATGCCGGCGGCGATGCGGTCCTGCATCGCGGGATCGAGCGGAATGACGTACATCTTGTTTTCGCGGTCGCGATACTTGGTGCAGATCGTGCGGGCCAGGCGGTGACGGACGAACTCGGTCAGCCAGATCGGATCCTTCGTCCGCGTCGCCTGATCGCCGAGCGTTTCCAGGATGACCGCCAACTGGCGAATCGGCACTTCTTCTCGCAACAGGCTTTGCAGAACCGCTTGAACGTCGCCCAGCTTCATCAGGCCGGGGATCAACTCGTCGACGACGGCCGGCGCTTCGGCCTTCAGTTCGTCGAGCAAATGTTTGGTGGCGTCGCGGGTCAGCAGTTCGTCGGCGTGCTTTTTGGCGATCCGCTGCAAGTGGGTCGCTAGCACCGACGACGGTTCGACGATCGTGTAACCCAGCATTTCGGCTTGCGGTCGCAGGCCAGGTTCGATCCAGACGGCCGGCTGGTTGTAGGCCGGATCGCGGGTCGCTTCGCCCGGCAGATTGCCTTGCGAGTTGGGACCGCTGATCGCCAGCAGGCGATCGGGATAGATCGTATTCTCGGCGACTGTGTTGTTGGTGATTTTGATGCGGTACTGGTTTTCGGAGAGTCGCATGTTGTCGCGGATGCGGACCTTCGGCAGGATGATGCCGACCTCAGTCGCCACGTTCTGCCGAACGCCGGTCACGCGATGCAGCAAGTCGCCGCCGCGATCGGGCGCCGCCAGGCGAACCAGACCAACGCCCAGTTCCATCTCCATCGGATCAATCGAGAGATAGTCCTCGATGCGATCTTCTTTCTTGGCCGATTGCTCTTGTTCCTGCTTCTTCGCTTCGGCTTCTACCTTGTCGACTTCGTCCTTTTTATCCTGCTTCTGCAGGAAGAGGGCGAAACCAATGCAGCCGCCGCCCAGCGTCAGCAAAGGCAACATCGGCAAGCCGGTGAAGACCAGCAAGCCGAGGAAGGCGCCGGAAACCATCAAGGCGGCCGGACGAGACAAGAGTTGTTGGACGAACTCAAGCGGTAGGTTCGTCTTCTGGCTGCTCCGCGTCACCAGCAGACCGGCGGCGAGCGAAATCAAGAAGGCGGGCACCTGGCTGACAAGACCGTCGCCGATCGTCAGCT includes:
- the flhA gene encoding flagellar biosynthesis protein FlhA, with product MISVHPAVERLRDLILPVGIIASVLVILVPLPNWLMNLLLTANITAGVIILLTTIYVQTPLEFNVFPSLLLATTLARLVLNVATTRLILTKAAEDGMDAAGGVIETFGEFVAGDKIAVGIIIFVIIIVIQFMVITKGATRISEVAARFALDGMPGRQMAIDADLNAGIIDEHEAQARRAEITQQADFFGAMDGASKFVRGDAIAGIIITLINIVGGLIIGLQADMSLARAAEVYTKLTIGDGLVSQVPAFLISLAAGLLVTRSSQKTNLPLEFVQQLLSRPAALMVSGAFLGLLVFTGLPMLPLLTLGGGCIGFALFLQKQDKKDEVDKVEAEAKKQEQEQSAKKEDRIEDYLSIDPMEMELGVGLVRLAAPDRGGDLLHRVTGVRQNVATEVGIILPKVRIRDNMRLSENQYRIKITNNTVAENTIYPDRLLAISGPNSQGNLPGEATRDPAYNQPAVWIEPGLRPQAEMLGYTIVEPSSVLATHLQRIAKKHADELLTRDATKHLLDELKAEAPAVVDELIPGLMKLGDVQAVLQSLLREEVPIRQLAVILETLGDQATRTKDPIWLTEFVRHRLARTICTKYRDRENKMYVIPLDPAMQDRIAAGIDTERGPYARMSPQAIEMTCRAVAAGIEKLLTVGKPPIVLVNPQIRPALKQLTLNHIPDLIVLSHNEITRDTLIESVGIISDIVPGK
- the flhF gene encoding flagellar biosynthesis protein FlhF; amino-acid sequence: MDIKTFRAKSMPEALELIRKELGPDAAVLHTRTTPSRGLAGLLGRREFELAASTSVPVKSRFSVDSPAVPTTPTPSEEFIAKRFEVELPATTPDIHPPADAEDHSQRLVDGLVDDQGESILEALSSYAGQSLRNYSPIVAQLYDELLAAEVSPQIAAQLAGHLEEIAAVSHERDLRQRMHQLLAATFRVGADLESPNHGPLRIALVGPTGVGKTTTIAKLAARTRFTQKLRVGLITIDTYRIAAVDQLRAYAEIMDLPMRVVSSPAEMRDAVDHLADCDRIFIDTAGRSPRDAVQLQQLQSVLKAAETDVRYLLLAATTGNRSLQDAERRFASINPTAIITTKLDEVESLGAMFNLMNRTTLPISYVTNGQDVPHSIAVASADELAKQLI
- a CDS encoding MinD/ParA family ATP-binding protein, which codes for MDRHFPDQASLLRMLARQNANSVGSPSVPLAVLYGAERNVGVTTLALNLGAAIAESGRRVVVVDLDFESDGLAQLCGQEAVASIGDLASSRVDLHESFLPGIHGALLLPTLAEPGSIHATSEAALERLTDQLQRLGRHADVVLIDAGSRPTPLAELLWRRADHFVLTASSARSSLTAGYAAIRHLLESASRGSFGLLLNRVSAAQPDEPIIEGFNRVCQLYAGTTAIGVGAIRYALEVSAAQASSDAFCVRYPQSAVAVDLAHAAKRFTSLLQSAVTAQSTRRAA